One part of the Magallana gigas chromosome 5, xbMagGiga1.1, whole genome shotgun sequence genome encodes these proteins:
- the LOC109621193 gene encoding putative nuclease HARBI1 isoform X2 yields the protein MEEVIKAQLNEDLFIEDETDIFIFIAMEQTWIMQIILNLERRRYNPRLEGFSENIVPQFDSKQFLRHFRVNPEIFYLIMNSIVHSLTDDNAWPGGVEPILPEKKLLVFLWYMANQETLREVSNTFAIGTTTVHEIIMAVSETVNENLVNVINWPDANTQQAISRQFQLQSGLPGIIGCLDGTHIRLSSAPGGDKDYFNRKNFPSIQLQVVADCDMLIRDAYTDSAYPLRNWLMTPFRDNGRLNAQQRRFNQRLSVARQIVERVYGHLKGRFRRFREISVRKLSRIVSLIISGCI from the exons ATGGAGGAAGTTATCAAAGCACAGTTGAACGAAGACTTATTTATTGAGGATGAAacagacatttttattttcattgcgATGGAGCAGACATGGATCATGCAAATTATCTTAAACCTAGAGCGGCGTCGTTATAATCCAAGACTCGAAGGCTTTTCAGAAAACATTGTGCCACAGTTTGATAGCAAGCAATTTCTCAGACATTTCAGAGTGAACccagaaattttttatttgatcatgaACTCGATTGTACATTCTCTCACAGATGATAATGCATGGCCCGGTGGTGTAGAGCCTATCCTGCCCGAGAAAAAACTTTTGGTATTTCTGTGGTATATGGCAAATCAGGAAACGTTACGAGAAGTTAGCAATACATTTGCAATCGGCACAACGACAGTTCATGAAATTATAATGGCTGTGTCAGAAACAGTAAACGAAAACTTGGTTAAC GTGATAAACTGGCCAGATGCAAACACACAACAAGCCATATCAAGACAATTTCAACTCCAGTCTGGATTACCTGGTATTATTGGCTGTTTAGATGGAACCCATATTCGGTTATCTTCAGCTCCTGGTGGTGACAAAGATTATTTTAACCGAAAAAACTTCCCTTCAATCCAGCTACAG GTTGTTGCAGACTGTGACATGTTGATAAGAGATGCTTACACAG ACAGTGCCTATCCATTGAGGAATTGGTTGATGACACCTTTCCGAGATAATGGAAGACTTAATGCACAGCAACGAAGATTTAATCAAAGGCTGTCTGTGGCAAGACAAATTGTTGAACGGGTGTATGGACACTTAAAAGGAAGGTTTCGAAGGTTTCGAGAAATATCTGTTCGAAAGCTGTCTCGTATAGTTTCACTGATTATTTCAGGATGCATTTAG
- the LOC109621193 gene encoding uncharacterized protein isoform X1: protein MEEVIKAQLNEDLFIEDETDIFIFIAMEQTWIMQIILNLERRRYNPRLEGFSENIVPQFDSKQFLRHFRVNPEIFYLIMNSIVHSLTDDNAWPGGVEPILPEKKLLVFLWYMANQETLREVSNTFAIGTTTVHEIIMAVSETVNENLVNVINWPDANTQQAISRQFQLQSGLPGIIGCLDGTHIRLSSAPGGDKDYFNRKNFPSIQLQVVADCDMLIRDAYTGWPGCTHDARVLRNSSLFDIAENGQCVMHGKFIIADSAYPLRNWLMTPFRDNGRLNAQQRRFNQRLSVARQIVERVYGHLKGRFRRFREISVRKLSRIVSLIISGCI, encoded by the exons ATGGAGGAAGTTATCAAAGCACAGTTGAACGAAGACTTATTTATTGAGGATGAAacagacatttttattttcattgcgATGGAGCAGACATGGATCATGCAAATTATCTTAAACCTAGAGCGGCGTCGTTATAATCCAAGACTCGAAGGCTTTTCAGAAAACATTGTGCCACAGTTTGATAGCAAGCAATTTCTCAGACATTTCAGAGTGAACccagaaattttttatttgatcatgaACTCGATTGTACATTCTCTCACAGATGATAATGCATGGCCCGGTGGTGTAGAGCCTATCCTGCCCGAGAAAAAACTTTTGGTATTTCTGTGGTATATGGCAAATCAGGAAACGTTACGAGAAGTTAGCAATACATTTGCAATCGGCACAACGACAGTTCATGAAATTATAATGGCTGTGTCAGAAACAGTAAACGAAAACTTGGTTAAC GTGATAAACTGGCCAGATGCAAACACACAACAAGCCATATCAAGACAATTTCAACTCCAGTCTGGATTACCTGGTATTATTGGCTGTTTAGATGGAACCCATATTCGGTTATCTTCAGCTCCTGGTGGTGACAAAGATTATTTTAACCGAAAAAACTTCCCTTCAATCCAGCTACAG GTTGTTGCAGACTGTGACATGTTGATAAGAGATGCTTACACAGGTTGGCCTGGGTGCACACACGATGCACGTGTTCTCAGAAATTCCTCTTTGTTTGACATAGCCGAAAATGGACAATGTGTTATGCATGGAAAATTTATTATTGCAGACAGTGCCTATCCATTGAGGAATTGGTTGATGACACCTTTCCGAGATAATGGAAGACTTAATGCACAGCAACGAAGATTTAATCAAAGGCTGTCTGTGGCAAGACAAATTGTTGAACGGGTGTATGGACACTTAAAAGGAAGGTTTCGAAGGTTTCGAGAAATATCTGTTCGAAAGCTGTCTCGTATAGTTTCACTGATTATTTCAGGATGCATTTAG
- the LOC136269550 gene encoding uncharacterized protein isoform X2, translated as MVQIEIDGQYCLLDESLATVFLSEDGDPETKRAIREALSTSHKNSTSLDTSTSSGASTSRVFETIPSCSASSESASSGHSTPSSSDSQNTMHVWKESEERFLIDLRLQREDKFSGTKSHDVLWGEIANEMKKNGIHVSKTQLINRWKALKKKYKEINDENNKTGNKKYSWKYLEQFSEVYGNKASSKVAVSFDTGRSRDKLKINTELDKDEDVSAAPEEEEDKQSTSSDTGSKSTTRAKTTKLKSTKSKISESTKLIENIQEQNRELMNSMKTQHEDKMRCIDRMLEMLEKSLDK; from the exons at GGTACAAATTGAGATAGATGGGCAATACTGTCTGCTTGATGAGAGTCTGGCTACCGTTTTTCTTTCAGAAGATGGTG ATCCGGAGACAAAGAGGGCCATTAGGGAGGCACTTTCAACTAGTCACAAGAATTCCACTTCCCTAGATACATCAACTTCTTCTGGAGCATCAACTTCGCGTGTATTTGAGACCATCCCTTCTTGCTCAGCGTCATCAGAATCTGCATCATCTGGCCATTCTACACCCTCCAGTTCTGACTCGCAG AACACAATGCATGTTTGGAAGGAAAGTGAAGAacgatttttaattgatttaaggCTTCAGAGGGAGGACAAATTTTCAGGCACAAAATCTCATGATGTTCTTTGGGGAGAAATagcaaatgaaatgaaaaaaaatggcatACATGTTTCCAAAACACAACTGATCAATAGATGGAaggcattgaaaaaaaaatacaaagaaataaatgatgaaaataacaaaaccggcaataaaaaatattcctgGAAGTATTTAGAGCAGTTCAGTGAGGTGTATGGCAATAAGGCCTCCTCAAAGGTAGCTGTGTCCTTTGACACAGGACGCTCCAGGGATAAACTTAAAATCAATACAGAATTGGACAAGGATGAAGATGTATCAGCTGCtcctgaagaagaagaagataagCAGTCTACATCAAGTGACACAGGTTCCAAATCCACAACTCGTGCTAAAACTACgaaattaaaatcaacaaaaagcaAGATATCCGAAAGCACCAAATTAATTGAGAATATCCAGGAACAAAACAGGGAACTTATGAACTCCATGAAAACACAACATGAAGACAAAATGCGATGCATTGATCGAATGCTCGAAATGTTGGAAAAGTCTTTGGACAAATAA
- the LOC136269550 gene encoding uncharacterized protein isoform X1, producing the protein MASRGNNNMVQIEIDGQYCLLDESLATVFLSEDGDPETKRAIREALSTSHKNSTSLDTSTSSGASTSRVFETIPSCSASSESASSGHSTPSSSDSQNTMHVWKESEERFLIDLRLQREDKFSGTKSHDVLWGEIANEMKKNGIHVSKTQLINRWKALKKKYKEINDENNKTGNKKYSWKYLEQFSEVYGNKASSKVAVSFDTGRSRDKLKINTELDKDEDVSAAPEEEEDKQSTSSDTGSKSTTRAKTTKLKSTKSKISESTKLIENIQEQNRELMNSMKTQHEDKMRCIDRMLEMLEKSLDK; encoded by the exons ATGGCGTCACGCGGTAATAACAACAT GGTACAAATTGAGATAGATGGGCAATACTGTCTGCTTGATGAGAGTCTGGCTACCGTTTTTCTTTCAGAAGATGGTG ATCCGGAGACAAAGAGGGCCATTAGGGAGGCACTTTCAACTAGTCACAAGAATTCCACTTCCCTAGATACATCAACTTCTTCTGGAGCATCAACTTCGCGTGTATTTGAGACCATCCCTTCTTGCTCAGCGTCATCAGAATCTGCATCATCTGGCCATTCTACACCCTCCAGTTCTGACTCGCAG AACACAATGCATGTTTGGAAGGAAAGTGAAGAacgatttttaattgatttaaggCTTCAGAGGGAGGACAAATTTTCAGGCACAAAATCTCATGATGTTCTTTGGGGAGAAATagcaaatgaaatgaaaaaaaatggcatACATGTTTCCAAAACACAACTGATCAATAGATGGAaggcattgaaaaaaaaatacaaagaaataaatgatgaaaataacaaaaccggcaataaaaaatattcctgGAAGTATTTAGAGCAGTTCAGTGAGGTGTATGGCAATAAGGCCTCCTCAAAGGTAGCTGTGTCCTTTGACACAGGACGCTCCAGGGATAAACTTAAAATCAATACAGAATTGGACAAGGATGAAGATGTATCAGCTGCtcctgaagaagaagaagataagCAGTCTACATCAAGTGACACAGGTTCCAAATCCACAACTCGTGCTAAAACTACgaaattaaaatcaacaaaaagcaAGATATCCGAAAGCACCAAATTAATTGAGAATATCCAGGAACAAAACAGGGAACTTATGAACTCCATGAAAACACAACATGAAGACAAAATGCGATGCATTGATCGAATGCTCGAAATGTTGGAAAAGTCTTTGGACAAATAA
- the LOC136275589 gene encoding uncharacterized protein DDB_G0286299-like produces the protein MFACIFFNEDASLSVVGKNNKSLKLVSDDWEPRGKVEMYWPGKVAGQRSLYHGTIIKVGDEENLNKFATLAYSKILKKQKGLNDVPEELFSFEMSSDESFEKRHRCKTKKMQESEEQEDTLSPKKKKKKDDGKKEGSKENKDEEKEKKKENSSKKQPEKQKKVSKKLEALPEGLRTLQNKYCSDLFGQFSTSVPATLPETDGIFSVSNFNLIDPESTLSEPALPVLKPTASKTPVDPKSTNSEPALPVLKPTASKTPVDPESTPSELALPVLKPTASKTSVEKRSVPLSTSASSLTMTDTWEVCMNAVNATATSDHESMQSLTRPNISAFSQVPIPSGEVLQVLEGLMKPEVQLYIRDLVHFVKQNKPQNSFENTSGDQQSWEQTGHHHDFTAPYRQIESHYSNPGVSLVTNFYYWGSYEYPWGS, from the exons ATGTTTGCGTGTATATTCTTCAACGAAGATGCCAGTCTTAGTGTTGTTGGGAAAAACAACAAGAGTTTAAAACTTGTAAGTGACGACTGGGAACCACGAGGAAAGGTTGAAATGTACTGGCCAGGAAAAGTCGCGGGACAACGATCCCTTTATCATGGAACCATAATCAAAGTTGGGG ACGAagaaaatttgaacaaatttgcaACACTTGCTTAttcaaaaatcttgaaaaagcAGAAGGGGCTAAATGATGTTCCAGAGGAGctgttttcttttgaaatgaGTTCAGACGAAAGTTTCGAAAAAAGACATAGGTGTAAAACTAAAAAGATGCAGGAGTCAGAGGAGCAAGAGGACACGCTGAGTCccaaaaagaagaagaagaaagatGATGGAAAAAAGGAAGGTTCCAAGGAAAACAAAGATGAAGAGAAGGAAAAGAAGAAGgaaaattcatcaaaaaaacagccagaaaaacaaaaaaaagtgtcaaaaaaaCTGGAAGCTCTGCCTGAAGGATTAAGGACCTTGCAGAACAAATATTGCAGCGATCTCTTTGGTCAATTTTCTACATCTGTCCCAGCAACCTTGCCAGAAACTGACGGCATATTTTCTGTCTCCAACTTTAACTTGATTGACCCAGAGAGTACCCTTTCAGAGCCAGCCTTACCAGTGTTAAAGCCCACTGCATCCAAGACACCTGTTGACCCAAAGAGTACCAATTCAGAGCCTGCCTTACCAGTGTTAAAGCCCACTGCATCCAAGACACCTGTTGACCCAGAGAGTACCCCTTCAGAGCTGGCCTTACCAGTGTTAAAGCCCACTGCATCCAAGACATCTGTTGAAAAAAGGTCCGTACCATTGTCAACATCTGCATCATCTCTAACCATGACAGATACATGGGAGGTCTGCATGAATGCAGTTAATGCAACAGCTACATCAGACCATGAATCAATGCAGTCACTAACGAGGCCTAACATCTCAGCTTTTTCTCAAGTGCCTA TTCCATCTGGTGAGGTACTGCAGGTCCTGGAGGGACTAATGAAACCAGAAGTCCAGCTTTACATTAGAGACTTAGTCCACTTTGTAAAGCAAAATAAACCACAG aaCTCATTTGAGAACACCAGTGGTGACCAGCAGAGTTGGGAGCAGACTGGACATCACCATGACTTCACCGCACCTTACAGACAAATTGAGTCTCATTACAGCAATCCTGGGGTATCACTTGTTACTAATTTTTATTATTGGGGTTCTTATgagtatccttggggttcctag